In Panicum virgatum strain AP13 chromosome 5K, P.virgatum_v5, whole genome shotgun sequence, the genomic window TGCAGAAATCCATGGAATATAAGAAACTGTAATGAACACAGTACTGAGAAATGTCAAGTAGTTATGCTCTATTCTGAAGCAACATCACCTGCTTGCCATACACGGAAAACAGCTCAATTGTCATTATCTCCAGCTTGTAGATCATTGAATCAGTGCTAGTTCTGGTATCACTGAAGTCAAATCTTGACTTATCATCATCTGAATATTTGCTTAGCATAAGTCAAATAAAAGTTGATGAAATGTGGGTAACTGAGGTGCAAGATATGAACCAATTAAATTACCAACTAGGCGATCGGTTTCAGAAATTGACTGAGTTTCTCTGTTGTATTCATCTGTTTCATTTACTGCATCAGAAGTGGCATTGGATTGAAGAATAACatcgagaaaagaaaagaagactcCTCGCATCTGAATTTTCTTGTAATTACCTTTCCAGTCAGATGAATAACCATCACTCTTGCGTCCGCCATGAAACAAGGTCCTCAAGTAAGATTCTTCCTCTATAAAAGCAGGTCTCAGATATCCTACAATAGAAACACCATTTGATGGACTATCCATCTTCTCCCCATGATTTTCATGAACAGCCTGTATAGTAAAAGAGCAGGTCATGTGATTGCATAGTTCTCTGCAGCTTGTGTGGTTTGATGTGACACATTTAGGGTTGTGCTCTTGATCGCTAATGCTATGACTATGAGGCATGCTTTGTTGAAGCTTTTACTCTACAACAAACTGATACATGAAAGTTCAGAATAAATAAAAGAAGTTCAGGTTTGCATATCTATAAAAGCCACAGTATTATTCAAATATATTCTATTTTGGAAGAGCTTTTATCCAATACTAATTTATGGGGGGAAATATTCAGAGCAAGACATCAAACTGCTTTTTTCCTCTTAATACacagatacgcagctctcctgcgtgttcgaggaaaaaaaaagacatcaaACTGCTGCGATCTTTCTATTATTTTACTGATACTTTCTGCCCCAATTGAGAGATAACATACTCTTGAAATGTGCCAAATCGAGTAGTCTAGGCTGTTAAATGGTTCACTTACAACTGTTCATGACAGCACAAAATTACTAGACCAATCTGAAGCACAAGATGTTCATTAAACTAATCATTTATAGGATCTTTGTTAGGTTGACCATTTTCACTATTTCAAGGGCTGCTTGTTTGTGGTGTCTGCACTCTCCAATAACTGTTTATATCTTACCTTTGTCAAACATTTAGCAAAGTAAACAGGATGTATTGCACGCATTGTTGCTGGCATCCCCCATTCTATAAGAATATCAGTTATTTCTGTATCAATCTGTGACATTTGACAATGGAAACATTAATAATGACAGGGCTTATTGCTAACAAGAATAATGACAAATAGTACCTGCTGAGAGCAGGAAAATTAACTTTCTTAGCAAACCTTGCTGTAGTGTTCATCAGGAACGTCCATAAAATTTTCACCATCCATGTAATCACTGAAATCATTAATCGCCACACTACTTTCCCCAATAATTGGTCCATCCATTCCAATCAAAACTGTCTGCAATCGAAACGTCATTTCAAGTAAGAAAATAGCCCATCAAAGCACtgatccacaaaattttcaactTGAGAGTAACACTATTTTATAGCAAGACAATGGCATGTTGACTGAAGCACTAAACTTGCAAACTGAAAATGAGTGCAACCGATTAACATTGCATTGCTGACCATAGAATGCATATGTGCTTACACAGAGAACAGAAGGGAAAGAATGATCTTATGTTGTGAAGATTGGTCCTTGAAGGAACAACTAACATGCAAAAGAACGATGATGCCAGGGCGCCAGGCACATAGACTCTAGATGCTATGACTGTACTCCTATAACTTTTGGTAGAGAAGAAGGGTTCAAATTTTTGCCTTATTCGTAATGGGTACAAGGTTAGCAATTCAGGACTACTTGACTTGAGCCCTAATAAATAATATATGAACTACACAAACTTATATGGCTATCCCTAATACAGGGAGTATAAAACATATCTACAAGGAGACACAGTAAAATAGCATCTTACCACAGGATTATTTGCAGTATCATCCTCCAAGAGGTTCTCGCTATCAGGTACTTCAAAGAATATGTCTGTAAATACGTTCTCAACAGGTTAGCTTAGTTGAAAAAAGCGCTGCTAAGGCTCTATTATACATTTTTTCATGCATTAAGGCATTACCTCCATAGTCATCAATAACATATTGAAACTCTGACCAGGCAACATGTCCATGAGGTTGATTGTGCACCCTTGCAGGAAATACAAGCAATCCCTTGCCATTGGCCTAGACAGATGGAGGATTGGACCGTCTAGCTCAGATTCTCAGCAACATATCTCACACAGATATAAATCATCATTTTGTTTGTTATACAGCTAGAGGAATTTGTGTAAGTTTTTAGAGAATACATTTGGATTAGTTTGAGGAGCTTTAAACTCTGGTATCAGGGTATCCTTATGCAATATTAAATGGAGAATTTTAGTCACAGCAGGTTACCTCTACTACTGTTCTAGCTGTTTCGACATCTGTCAGTAGCAGGTCCTTCTTCGTTGGACGTTCTTTAACTTCTTCAAGAGGATGATAACCTCGATCCCTTGTGTACTTCGAATCTGGCACTGAGTCTGAATAATCAGCAGCCACACGAACCTTGGTTAGGGATGAGTCCTGATTAGTTGGCAACCAGCAGGGCTGAATTGGTCCAAAAGGGTTACGGCATCCAAAACTGCAAGAAATGGTTGCAGCTGTTAGTTTCAAACTGCAAGGAAGCCATTTAGAGGAAGTACTCCCAATGAGGGTTGGAAGGACCTTAAACTAGATAGGTCATGAAATCTCCGGGAGTTAAATGGGGTTTTGACCCAGTTTAATGTGGCTCCTGCCACCATTGCACACTCCAGCAGAGGACAATTCAATGTGCTCTACAAAGGTAAAATATAATTGTCAagacaaaagaaacaaagaaaatgctGTTGGCACATGTACTTAATTAAGAAATATGTTTGCAATATGGATGATTCTGCATAGATAGTATTTGTCTCTCAACTACAATTGTACATAAGGGGTAAAAAAGGTTCTATTCATATAAACCGAGATAATTCCTTGAGAAATGAGAACATCGGCTCTTTCTGAATGTGTGAATTGCCACTCACGCTCAAAGAGATCACATCGAAACCGATGCCAAATTATGCTATCTTTAATCCAGTAAGCCTAATTCCTGAACACCATGTATCACGGTGGGCCCCGGTGGATCAGAGCAGTTTACCAACTTCAGCTGTTGCAATGAACATAACATTACGAACatcattctaaaaaaaaaaatagtaacaCCAAAGCGACTCAACCAAACTCTCCTACTGATTATTGGAACTAAATCATTCAGTGAGCAGTCGCGCTACGAAAGAGCTGCTGCACTGATCAAGGAACAGGTCCCCTCTGTTCTCCAAGCATTCAGAACAGCATACACTTCAAAAAAAGGAAACATCTCCGGGCGCCACCGTTGTATGACCAGAATAGTTCCAGTCGCAACAGTGGCACCGCTGGTGCTGAACGCAATCGAATTCGATACGGAAACGGCGGGATCAACGGCACTCACCGATGAGACCGTCCACCTGGAACGAGGAAAAACAGGGGCGCAGGATCAAGCGGAAGCGGGGGTGCGGGGCGGCGAGAACGGCAGCTGACGGCCTGACGCGACGCGGCAGCCTCGGCGCGGCGGCACACCCCGGGCGAGACGGATCACCGCGTGAAGTTGCCGTCGCGAGCTGCTCCTTCCTAAGTTCCTCCCCCCCTGGCTGGCTTCCTGCGCCGGCGCTGCGCTCTTCCCTTTTTTCCCTTC contains:
- the LOC120710381 gene encoding uncharacterized protein At3g49140-like isoform X1 is translated as MVAGATLNWVKTPFNSRRFHDLSSLSFGCRNPFGPIQPCWLPTNQDSSLTKVRVAADYSDSVPDSKYTRDRGYHPLEEVKERPTKKDLLLTDVETARTVVEANGKGLLVFPARVHNQPHGHVAWSEFQYVIDDYGDIFFEVPDSENLLEDDTANNPVTVLIGMDGPIIGESSVAINDFSDYMDGENFMDVPDEHYSKIDTEITDILIEWGMPATMRAIHPVYFAKCLTKAVHENHGEKMDSPSNGVSIVGYLRPAFIEEESYLRTLFHGGRKSDGYSSDWKVNETDEYNRETQSISETDRLVDDDKSRFDFSDTRTSTDSMIYKLEIMTIELFSVYGKQLMIDPQEFQDSEPDILANSASAIIERIEENSDQCAVALRSLCRRKKSLTVEEASLIGIDSLGIDVRAFSGLEARTVRFSFNAQALSERSAEKKIRRMLFPRYQRKSVKTSTEDES
- the LOC120710381 gene encoding uncharacterized protein At3g49140-like isoform X2, whose amino-acid sequence is MVAGATLNWVKTPFNSRRFHDLSSLSFGCRNPFGPIQPCWLPTNQDSSLTKVRVAADYSDSVPDSKYTRDRGYHPLEEVKERPTKKDLLLTDVETARTVVEANGKGLLVFPARVHNQPHGHVAWSEFQYVIDDYGDIFFEVPDSENLLEDDTANNPVTVLIGMDGPIIGESSVAINDFSDYMDGENFMDVPDEHYSKIDTEITDILIEWGMPATMRAIHPVYFAKCLTKAVHENHGEKMDSPSNGVSIVGYLRPAFIEEESYLRTLFHGGRKSDGYSSDWKDEYNRETQSISETDRLVDDDKSRFDFSDTRTSTDSMIYKLEIMTIELFSVYGKQLMIDPQEFQDSEPDILANSASAIIERIEENSDQCAVALRSLCRRKKSLTVEEASLIGIDSLGIDVRAFSGLEARTVRFSFNAQALSERSAEKKIRRMLFPRYQRKSVKTSTEDES